Genomic window (Brachyspira hampsonii):
AAGAACTTTCATCTACTTCTGTAGCCTGCAGTTTGCTCTTTAATTTATCTATCATGTTTCCTTCAACAGCTTTCTGAAACTGTATAGCCACATCTTTATTTTTAGTAAAATGAGGTATGGCCTTAGCAACCAAATCATTTATCCTTTTATCTGTCTGTGTCATATCATATATATGATCAGGAAGTGCAACTATTAAAACAGCTCCTTTACTTTCTATAGGATTTCCCTGAGATAATAAAGAGTATATAGTAGGACTTTCTGACTCTATAAATGAAAGTATTTTATTGTAGAATATGCGTCTTTTATCATTAGGATTTAAAGGCACATCATACTGAGGTTTAGGCTGATTTACTGAAATATTATTATTAGTATTATTGCTGATTATATTATTACTTACAGTTTCAAATCCATAATCTTCATTGACAGAAGAAGAAGCCTGCATATTAGAAGCTATTATATCAACAGGACGAATTAAATTATCAGTATTAAGTAAAAGAAGCATACGCATTTCAAATATAGTTCTAGGATTAGATGCACTTCTTATACGCTCTTCTGTCAGTAATATATAATCAAGTATTCTCTCTATCTCGTCATCGCTATAATGATTAGCAAATACTTTTAAATCGTCTCTCTCATTTTCAGTAATCTCTAATAGCTTTGTATCATCAATACCGCTTTTTATCATAAGAATTACACGCATATACTCTATTATGCTATTTATAAATGTTCTAGGGTCAACTGCATCTTCAAATAATTTTTTCACAAACTCAAAATAAGATTTTTTATTTTCAGACATCATAATATCAAAAAACTCTTTAACAAAAGAAAAATTATTTCCTCCCACAACAGCATTAACATCAGCACTCGTTATATACTTTTTATCGGTAGTGTAAGCTATCATCTTCTCAAGTATAGTTTCACTGTCTCGTACAGAACCCCTAGCCTGCTTTGCTATTAAAAATACTGCCTCTTCATCGTATTTAATATTTTCTTTATCAAGTATGCCTTTTAATATTTTCTCTAAATCTTCTATTCCTAATGACTTAAAAGTATACTGCTGACATCGGCTTCTTATAGTAGGAAGCACCCTGTCAGCTTCAGTAGTAGCAAGTATAAACACAACATGAGCAGGAGGCTCTTCCAAAGTTTTAAGAAGTGCATTAAAAGCCTCATTAGTTATCTGATGCACCTCATCTATAATATATACTTTGTATTTTCCAGCTACCGGAGATATACGAACATTTTCTATAATGCTTCTAATATTTTCTATACCTCTATTGCTTGCACCGTCAATTTCTATAACATCAAGAGGAGTTCCGTTTTCTATTTGAGTACATGACGGGCAAACTCCGCAAGGTTTATCAGTAGGACCATTAACACAGTTTAAGGCTTTAGCTATAATCCTAGCAAGAGAGGTTTTACCAACACCATGAGCACCAGAAAATAGATATGCATGTGCGATCTTTTTTTGTGCTATACTTTTTGATATAGTCTTAGTTATATGCTCCTGACCTATAACCTCTTCAAAGGTTTGAGGGCGGTATTTTCTTGCTATTACTTTATAGTTTTCTGCCATATTTATAGTATTCCATTAATTTATTTTTGTATTGTTTTTAACTAATTTATTTTAACAGACTATATTTATTTGTCAATTTTTATTTATGCTCATGCCATTTGCATTCTGTTATATACATATTGGTAAATAATGCCTTAAAAGACGACTCTTCAGGACTGCAGGCATATATTCCAAAAGGTATTTCATCATCAGCTTTAAATAAATGAAATATTCTCATCTGTTTGAAATTTTCTCCGTCTTCGCTGTACTCAATTAAAAAATCGCTTTCTCTTCTGCTTAGCCTGTAATACATCTCTTTTATAAAAGCAGATATATCCTGAGTAGCCCAATCGGAATATCCGTTATTTGTAACAACACTTCCCAAACGCTGATAATTTTCATTTTCGTATTCTATAGAAGCCTTAAACCAATTATCACTGTCTATATATATTATAACACCGCACTGATCAAAACGGCGTTTGCTTTCAAATACAGTTTTTACTGTAAAAGAAAAATATTTATCTTTTGTCTTTGTCTGAAGTATTGGGGCATTGTCATTTCTAAAACCGTAATATGTTCTCTGCCATAAGTCAGTATTAGGCTCTGTATATATTTCTATTTTTTTATCATCAATTAATATATTTTTAGATTCTCTAATCCAAAATAACTTCTCTTTTAAAAATTCTTTATACATGATTTATTCCCTAAAATGATTATATATCTTATTTTATTAGAATTCAATAATTAATAATTATCATATATTTTTCGTTTTAATTATTTAATATAGTTTTATAATATCAGAAATACATTGTACATAAATTTATATTTGTACTTAAAAAATAAATCGAATAATGAAAATAAAAAATCCGTAAGAGCATTATTACTCCTACGGATTTCTATTTATTTACTTTTATTAATTAAGCACCTAAAACACCGCTGATTAAGAATGCAGTAGCGAAAGAAACGATAGCGTAAAGTTCTGGGAATACAGCAACGATGATAGTGTTACCAAATACATCATAACCATTACCTATAGCTTCAACACCGTTAGCACAAACTTTACCTTGGAATATAGCAGAAACCATACAAGCTAAACCAACAGCAATACCAGCACCTAATATAGCAGCACCTTGGAATATGCTTATATCAGCTGTCAAATAAGGCTGCATAATGAAGAAAGCAGCAAAACCATAAAGACCTTGTGTACCAGGCAAAGCACTTAAAACAAGACAGCTACCGAAAGCATCTTTATTTTTCTTTAAAGCACCAACTGTAGTCATAGCAGAAATAGAAGTACCAACCGCACTACCAATACCAGACATACCTACCATTAATCCTGCACCTAAATATCCTAATAAAAGTGCTGTGTTCATTGTAAAACCCATAATAAAATCTCCTTTTTAGATTATTTTCTTTTTTAATTATTTTTTATATAAACTATTAAGCCGCTTTTTTGAGAGGCTTATACTCTTTTCCGCCGCCTTCAAAACCAACATTGTTATAGAACTCTACAAATGTTAATCTCAAAGGGTGTACCAAAGCACCAAGTATGTTTAGTAAGAATATAGCAATATGACCTACTACAAGGAATACTACCATTATCACTACACCAACACCCGGAATAGCTTTGAAACTCATACCTATTTGATTTATTACCAATGCTAATATAGAACCGGATGCACCTAAAGCAAACAAACGAATATAAGAAAGCGTATCACCCATTATACCTGTAGCTGCAAAATAAACACCAAGTATAGAGTTTAGTACATCAGGTTTCTTACCAACATTAGAAAGTATTACTAAGAATACCAAACCAACAACTATTAAAGCATAATATACAGTGCTGAATTGTTTAATCACTTCCATTTTCTGCATATCGCCCAAGAACCATAAAACAAGTCCCGGTATGAATAGAAGTTTACCAATAGCACCAAGTATATCACCTATAGGGCTAGTTTTAATTCTGTCTATAACGCCTACTAATAAAGCAAAACATATATGAAGAACTCCTATAAGCAATGCAGTATTAAACGGAGTTAAGAACCAATTTTCTTTAATATCAGTAATTATCAAATATTTACTTAAAGCAGCAAATAAAGGTATCTGAGTATTAGAAGGTATGCTTACACCAAAGAAACTTCCTCCATTTATAACACCCATAATAGTAGTACATATACCTAATGTTAAAGCAAGTATGCCTACTCCCCTTAATTGTCCTTTTAATACTGTAAATAAACCTATCAAAGCTACTATAGTCAATACCAAACCATAACCAGAATCGCCGAAACAATAAGCGAAGAATAACGGATAGAAAACTGCTATCATAGGAGTTAAATCTATCTCGAAATAATTCGGTAATTGGAATAGTTTTGTAATAAGCTCATAAGCACCTGAATATTTATTGTTTTTAAGTTCAACAGGCACTTTATCATCTCTTGAAGGATCTTCTAATATATAAGCTATTTTTTTGCTGTCTAATAAAGATTTTACTTCACTTTCTTTATCTTTAGGTACATAAGCTTCTACATAAAGTATTTTGCCTTCAGTACCTTCGCTAGCTATAAAACTTTCTTTAGCCTCTTCAAAATTATTTTGTATATTGAGATTATCTATTTCTTTATTAATAGCTTCTATATATACTTGATTTTTGATAATATCTGTTTCATTATTTTCAATTTCTTTATCAAGTTCAGCTATTTTTTCATTTATCTCATCATAAGATTGACTAGGCATATTAATAATATCAAAAGGAATAGTCTCTTCACTGCCGTCTTTCTTGAAAGCAACAAAATAAACCTTTCCGCCCTCTTCTTTAATAGGGTAAGTAAATATATCCTTAATTTCAGAGAAGTTATAATCATTATATTCTTTAGCATTAGCACTATAGAATAAAGTATTATATCCTGCTTCTTTCTGTAAAGTTTTAATCTTATCAAAGCTAAAGTTTCCAAAAGGAGTTACTATAGCCAATTCTTTTCTGCAATTATCTCTTTCAGCTTTCAATTTATCAGAAGCCTGAGAAATATTAATAACATCTTCTACTACTTCTGATGCTTTTTTAGAAGTATTTTCAGCTTTAACATTGGAAACATCTTTTTTAGCTTTTTTAGCATCAGCCAAAGCATTATTAATAATAGTTTTAGCTCTTGAAGCATCATTCTTTTTAGCGGATATATTATCTATATTTTCACTAGAAACACCGCTTGCAATTTCTATATGCACAAGACCAAGAGATGCTAAATCATTTAAAGTTTTTTCCTTATCCTCATGAAAGACAAAGAGAGAGAGTTTCTTCATTTTTCTAATCATAAAGACGCCTCCTTAGCTCTGTTTCTTTCTTTAACTATTTTTTGAGAAGACTTACTTAAATTATCTTCGTCTTCCATATACCTTTTAATCTTGATTATAGCAGTTTTATATTCTGGAATTTGAACTTTCTCATAAAGGTTAACTTTCTGAGTAGTTTTTTTCCTAGCATAAGCTAAAGCATTAAGTCTAGCCTCAGTCATTTCAATTTTTACCTGAATAGTCATAAGGCGTTCAAACATGCTGATAGCAAGTCTAATCCAAGAAGGCATATTAAAAAGGCTGACATTTTCGATAGCGAAGTCTATATCAGATAGTATAGAAACCTTAACACCTGCAATGTTTTTTAATTCTGAATTGATTTTTTTAATTTTTACTATCTCTGGGAAATCTGTCCAAAATCCATTGTAGTTTTGATTTTCTTTAACTAATTTTTGATATTCTTCTTTAAGTAATTCAATCTCAGCGGTAATCTTTCTCACCTCAAGACGAAGAGCTGCCTCTTTACTTTTTAAAGTAGGAAGAGCTTTCTCACGAATAGTAAGCTGGCGTCTTAGGTTTTGAAGAGCCGTTTTATTGTATTGAAACTTTAATGCCATATTTTTACCTACTTTTTTAAATTAGTTTGACCATTTGCCGTATTTTTCTGCCAATGATTCTTTTACACCAACTTCCGCTTTACTGAAATATTTACCCATTAATTCCCAGCCTGTTTCCAACATCTCATCAATTTTTATGTTAATATCTATAGCAAGTAATCTTTCAGAATATTCAGCAGCATATTTCAAACATCTTTCATCATATTCTGTCAAGTCGAAACCGTTTTCTTTTTTCATTTTAGCATTAGCAGCATCTGAATAAAGACGAACCAAAGTGTTCATTACAGCAGGGTGATCTTCTCTAGTTTTCTTACCTATAACGAGCTGTTTCAAACGAGAAAGGCTTCTGAATGGGTCAATAATTGTTTTACCTATATCAGAGTCTCTTCTTAAATAAAGCTGACCTTCAGTGATGTAACCAGTATTGTCCGGTACAGCATGAGTAATATCACCTTCGTTAAGGGTAGTAACAGCGATAATAGTAATAGAACCTCCGTCTGGGAACTGAGCTGCTTTTTCATATATTTTAGCAAGGTCAGAATATAGAGAACCCGGCATAGAGTCTTTAGAAGGAATTTGGTCCATTTTGTTGGATACTATAGCCAAAGCATCGGCATAAAGAGTCATGTCTGTAAGAAGAACAAGCACTTTCTCTTTTTTCTCAACTGCGAAATATTCAGCAGCTGTACAAGCCATATCCGGAACCAAAAGTCTTTCTACAGGAGGGTCATCAGTAGTATTGATAAAACATATAATTTTATCTAAAGCACCAGCTTCAGTGAATGTATTTTTAAATGATAAATAGTCATCGTTAGAAAGCCCCATACCGCCAAGTATGATTTTATCAGCTTCAGCTCTTAATGCTACCTGAGCAAGAACTGCATTGTAAGGCTGGTCTGGGTCTGCGAAGAACGGTATTTTCTGTCCTGTAACAAGAGTATTGTTAAGGTCAATACCAGCAATACCTGTAGCAATAAGTTCAGAAGGCTGTTTTCTTCTAACAGGGTTTACAGAAGGTCCTCCTATTTCTACCTCTTTACCTTCAACTTCAGCACCGCCGTCAATAGGCTCGCCGTAAGCATTAAAGAATCTTCCAGCAAGAAGCTCGCTTACTTTAAGTCTAGGAGGTCTGCCTAAGAATACTACTTCAGCGTTAGTAGGTATGCCTTCAGTACCTTGGAAAACCTGAAGTGTAACAATATCTCCAATCATTTTTACAACCTGTGCAGGTCTTCCTGCTACAAGAGCCATTTCATCGTTGCCGACATTTTCTGCTCTTAAAGATACAGTTGCTTTAGTAATCTGTACTAATTTTGTATATACTTTTTGAAATGCTTTAGGCATGTGTTATACTCCTTTCAGCAAATATTGATTCCATCTCAGCTGTGTATTTTTTATGATCATCAGACTGATATACAGAATAGTTCATCTGTTTGAAAGCGTTGATAAGTCTTTTGAAATAAGTACCTACTTCGCTGTAATCATCAAATCTGTAATCAGCTTCTACAACTTTCATAACTTGATTTAATAATTCTTTTTGTCTTTCTATAGGGCAGTTTTTATCTACTTTATCGAAAGCGTCCTGCTGTAATAATACGAAGTCTATAAGCTCAGCTTTCCATAAACGCTGATGGTATTCAAGAGGTACTGCGTCATCTCCAAGAATGCTTATTTGGTCATTAGCTTCCTGTCCTCTTCTGGCAATATCTTTAGCTCTAGTTACTTTATCAGCCCAGCCTTTTTCTATATTAGTATCTGAGAATTCTATGAACTCTGGATATTCAATATATTTAGAATAAGAATCTAATGGGTCAACAGCAGGATATCTTTTACTGTCGGCACGTTTTTGTGATAAAGCGTAGAAACATCTAGCTGCTTTACGAGTAGATTCTGTTACCGGCTCTTTCAAGTTACCGCCTGCAGGAGATACTGTACCTATGAATGTAATAGAACCTGTTTCTCCGTTATTTAAGTATACGAAACCTGCTCTAGCATAGAAACTAGAAATAATAGCAGGCAAGTCAATAGGGAACGCGTCTGGACCAGGTAATTCCTCAAGACGGTTAGACATCTCTCTTAAAGCCTGAGCCCAACGAGAAGTAGAGTCAGCAAGAAGAAGAACTTTAAGTCCCATTGATCTGTAATATTCAGCAATAGTCATGCCTACATAAACTGAAGCTTCACGGGCAGCAACCGGCATGTTTGAAGTGTTACAGATGATAGTAGTTCTTTCCATCAAACTTCTTCCTGTTCTTGGGTCTATAAGTTCTGGGAACTCAGTAAATATTTCTACTACCTCATTAGCCCTTTCACCGCATGCTGTCATTATAATCAAGTCAGCATTTGCGTTAGTAGCCAAAGCGTGCTGTAATACTGTTTTACCTGCACCGAATGGTCCTGGAATAAATCCTGTACCGCCTTCAGTTATAGGATTGAATGTATCTATAGTTCTAACACCTGTTTCCAATAATTTAAATGGTCTTGGTTTTTCTTTATAAGCTTTAATAGTAAGTTTTACAGGCCAAGTTTGTACCATAGTTACATTAACTTTTTCGCCGTTAGAAGTTTTTATAACAGCTAATGTGTCCTGCAAATGATAAGTTCCTGCTGAAGCTACGCTTTCAACAGTGCCTTTGCCTTGAAATTTGAAAGGAACCATTATTTTATGGTCAATCCAGCCTTCTTTAACAGCACCTATCCAGTCGCCTGCAGCTACTTCTTCTCCAACTTTAGCTATCGGAGTAAAGTCATAAGTTGATTCTTTATCTTCAGAAAGATCATTATATTTACCTCTTTCTAAGAATACGCCTTGTAATTTGTCAAGGTCATTTTGAAGTCCGTCAAAGTTTTTACCTAAAAGTCCAGGTCCTAATTCAATCTCTAACATTGAACCGGTAAACTCTACGGCATCACCTAATTTTACACCCCTAGTAGATTCAAATACCTGAGCACTAGCACTAGTACCTGATATTTTAATAACCTCAGCCATAAGTTTCGCATTACCGCAAGATACATAACATATCTCGTTTTGTGAAACAGGACCGTCTACCTCTATTGAAATTAGGTTTGATATAATAGCAGTTACTTTACCTTTAGTCATTTCTATCTCCTAATTAATTATACACAGACGCCTTTTCTTTCAAAGAACCTATTAGCGTCTCTAAATGTTTCTTACCTTCCTCTTCATTCCTTCCGTTTATACTAACAGCATAAGTGAGATTTATATAATAAGCAAAAACATTATCTGTTGTGAAAGATTTTATAGAAGTTAATCTGTCTAAAAATTCTCTTACCAAAGTGCATTCTATGTTTTCCATATTATACGGATCTGCTTTATCTGATGAATTGAATGTTTCAATAATAGTATTGATATATGGTATCTCTCTGCCTACTCCGAAATCTGAAGCGGTAGATTTTGTCAATGCTGATATCAAAGAATAATCGCCTATAAGCTCTTTTGCTATAGCATCGCTTGAGAAACCTAAAGCTCTTCCATTTAAAGCAGCAAGAACATTTTTCATATCTCTCATAAATAAAGCATAATTTTTTATAAATGAATTACCATTTTGTATCATCTCTTCATAATACAAATTTAAAAGAGTATTTTCTATATGTCTAGCATTTTCCCATTCAATATTCTTACTGTCCTCTAAAAACTTACTCATATACAATGGTAAATCTGATATACCTGCATATTTCTGCATCTCTTCTTTACTGAATATTGATGGTTCTATATGTTCTATATAAGGAGTAAATAATCCCTTTTGTTTTGCTATAGCACTTACTAAATTTTTATTATCATTTTGATAAATAAGATACTTAAAAAATTTAGAATCTTTAGCACTTAAACTAGATAATATGCTTTGAGTAATTTCATTAATATCATACTTAGCCTTAGCATCAGAAAGTTTCACTTCTGGAAGACCTGAGATAAGATAATAATATGATCCCATACTCACCCCTCTTATTTACTAAAAATTACTTCTTCCGTTTTTGCTTTTATATAATCACTGAAAAACTCTACGAAATCCTCATCTGTAAACTGAAGCTGATAATTACCGCCTTCAGGTACGATTTTAAAACCATTAGATAATTTCTTATCAAAATTAATATCAGCATTTTTTATAGCTGCTTTTATAGATTTCTCAAAAGATGCATCTATATCTGATTTCTTTGATTCTGGGAAATATACTGTTACATCTGAATCAGTTGAATTGATATCCCATTTCTTAACTACTTCAAGAATTAAATCTTTTAAGAATGAAGTATCTGCAAAAGCTCCTTTCAAGCCGTCTTCTAATACCTTAGCAGTTACTAATTCTTTTATTTTTTGCTTTAAAACACTGATTGACTGCTCGCCTGCCATACGAACATCTGTTATTGTATTTTTCTTTAGCTCTTCTGACTTTCTTTCTGCTTCTTTTATAATTTCTTCTGAT
Coding sequences:
- a CDS encoding V-type ATP synthase subunit E, giving the protein MAEEKKLDSLLERIYQDGVEKSNKKADEIISNAKSEADRIIKEAEAKSEEIIKEAERKSEELKKNTITDVRMAGEQSISVLKQKIKELVTAKVLEDGLKGAFADTSFLKDLILEVVKKWDINSTDSDVTVYFPESKKSDIDASFEKSIKAAIKNADINFDKKLSNGFKIVPEGGNYQLQFTDEDFVEFFSDYIKAKTEEVIFSK
- a CDS encoding V-type ATP synthase subunit B, whose translation is MPKAFQKVYTKLVQITKATVSLRAENVGNDEMALVAGRPAQVVKMIGDIVTLQVFQGTEGIPTNAEVVFLGRPPRLKVSELLAGRFFNAYGEPIDGGAEVEGKEVEIGGPSVNPVRRKQPSELIATGIAGIDLNNTLVTGQKIPFFADPDQPYNAVLAQVALRAEADKIILGGMGLSNDDYLSFKNTFTEAGALDKIICFINTTDDPPVERLLVPDMACTAAEYFAVEKKEKVLVLLTDMTLYADALAIVSNKMDQIPSKDSMPGSLYSDLAKIYEKAAQFPDGGSITIIAVTTLNEGDITHAVPDNTGYITEGQLYLRRDSDIGKTIIDPFRSLSRLKQLVIGKKTREDHPAVMNTLVRLYSDAANAKMKKENGFDLTEYDERCLKYAAEYSERLLAIDINIKIDEMLETGWELMGKYFSKAEVGVKESLAEKYGKWSN
- a CDS encoding DUF2764 family protein gives rise to the protein MGSYYYLISGLPEVKLSDAKAKYDINEITQSILSSLSAKDSKFFKYLIYQNDNKNLVSAIAKQKGLFTPYIEHIEPSIFSKEEMQKYAGISDLPLYMSKFLEDSKNIEWENARHIENTLLNLYYEEMIQNGNSFIKNYALFMRDMKNVLAALNGRALGFSSDAIAKELIGDYSLISALTKSTASDFGVGREIPYINTIIETFNSSDKADPYNMENIECTLVREFLDRLTSIKSFTTDNVFAYYINLTYAVSINGRNEEEGKKHLETLIGSLKEKASVYN
- a CDS encoding V-type ATP synthase subunit A, whose amino-acid sequence is MTKGKVTAIISNLISIEVDGPVSQNEICYVSCGNAKLMAEVIKISGTSASAQVFESTRGVKLGDAVEFTGSMLEIELGPGLLGKNFDGLQNDLDKLQGVFLERGKYNDLSEDKESTYDFTPIAKVGEEVAAGDWIGAVKEGWIDHKIMVPFKFQGKGTVESVASAGTYHLQDTLAVIKTSNGEKVNVTMVQTWPVKLTIKAYKEKPRPFKLLETGVRTIDTFNPITEGGTGFIPGPFGAGKTVLQHALATNANADLIIMTACGERANEVVEIFTEFPELIDPRTGRSLMERTTIICNTSNMPVAAREASVYVGMTIAEYYRSMGLKVLLLADSTSRWAQALREMSNRLEELPGPDAFPIDLPAIISSFYARAGFVYLNNGETGSITFIGTVSPAGGNLKEPVTESTRKAARCFYALSQKRADSKRYPAVDPLDSYSKYIEYPEFIEFSDTNIEKGWADKVTRAKDIARRGQEANDQISILGDDAVPLEYHQRLWKAELIDFVLLQQDAFDKVDKNCPIERQKELLNQVMKVVEADYRFDDYSEVGTYFKRLINAFKQMNYSVYQSDDHKKYTAEMESIFAERSITHA
- the dnaX gene encoding DNA polymerase III subunit gamma/tau, with protein sequence MAENYKVIARKYRPQTFEEVIGQEHITKTISKSIAQKKIAHAYLFSGAHGVGKTSLARIIAKALNCVNGPTDKPCGVCPSCTQIENGTPLDVIEIDGASNRGIENIRSIIENVRISPVAGKYKVYIIDEVHQITNEAFNALLKTLEEPPAHVVFILATTEADRVLPTIRSRCQQYTFKSLGIEDLEKILKGILDKENIKYDEEAVFLIAKQARGSVRDSETILEKMIAYTTDKKYITSADVNAVVGGNNFSFVKEFFDIMMSENKKSYFEFVKKLFEDAVDPRTFINSIIEYMRVILMIKSGIDDTKLLEITENERDDLKVFANHYSDDEIERILDYILLTEERIRSASNPRTIFEMRMLLLLNTDNLIRPVDIIASNMQASSSVNEDYGFETVSNNIISNNTNNNISVNQPKPQYDVPLNPNDKRRIFYNKILSFIESESPTIYSLLSQGNPIESKGAVLIVALPDHIYDMTQTDKRINDLVAKAIPHFTKNKDVAIQFQKAVEGNMIDKLKSKLQATEVDESSL
- a CDS encoding DUF1349 domain-containing protein, encoding MYKEFLKEKLFWIRESKNILIDDKKIEIYTEPNTDLWQRTYYGFRNDNAPILQTKTKDKYFSFTVKTVFESKRRFDQCGVIIYIDSDNWFKASIEYENENYQRLGSVVTNNGYSDWATQDISAFIKEMYYRLSRRESDFLIEYSEDGENFKQMRIFHLFKADDEIPFGIYACSPEESSFKALFTNMYITECKWHEHK
- a CDS encoding V-type ATP synthase subunit D; this encodes MALKFQYNKTALQNLRRQLTIREKALPTLKSKEAALRLEVRKITAEIELLKEEYQKLVKENQNYNGFWTDFPEIVKIKKINSELKNIAGVKVSILSDIDFAIENVSLFNMPSWIRLAISMFERLMTIQVKIEMTEARLNALAYARKKTTQKVNLYEKVQIPEYKTAIIKIKRYMEDEDNLSKSSQKIVKERNRAKEASL
- a CDS encoding V-type ATP synthase subunit K — protein: MGFTMNTALLLGYLGAGLMVGMSGIGSAVGTSISAMTTVGALKKNKDAFGSCLVLSALPGTQGLYGFAAFFIMQPYLTADISIFQGAAILGAGIAVGLACMVSAIFQGKVCANGVEAIGNGYDVFGNTIIVAVFPELYAIVSFATAFLISGVLGA
- a CDS encoding V-type ATP synthase subunit I; translation: MIRKMKKLSLFVFHEDKEKTLNDLASLGLVHIEIASGVSSENIDNISAKKNDASRAKTIINNALADAKKAKKDVSNVKAENTSKKASEVVEDVINISQASDKLKAERDNCRKELAIVTPFGNFSFDKIKTLQKEAGYNTLFYSANAKEYNDYNFSEIKDIFTYPIKEEGGKVYFVAFKKDGSEETIPFDIINMPSQSYDEINEKIAELDKEIENNETDIIKNQVYIEAINKEIDNLNIQNNFEEAKESFIASEGTEGKILYVEAYVPKDKESEVKSLLDSKKIAYILEDPSRDDKVPVELKNNKYSGAYELITKLFQLPNYFEIDLTPMIAVFYPLFFAYCFGDSGYGLVLTIVALIGLFTVLKGQLRGVGILALTLGICTTIMGVINGGSFFGVSIPSNTQIPLFAALSKYLIITDIKENWFLTPFNTALLIGVLHICFALLVGVIDRIKTSPIGDILGAIGKLLFIPGLVLWFLGDMQKMEVIKQFSTVYYALIVVGLVFLVILSNVGKKPDVLNSILGVYFAATGIMGDTLSYIRLFALGASGSILALVINQIGMSFKAIPGVGVVIMVVFLVVGHIAIFLLNILGALVHPLRLTFVEFYNNVGFEGGGKEYKPLKKAA